In the Carboxydothermus hydrogenoformans Z-2901 genome, one interval contains:
- a CDS encoding 2-keto-3-deoxygluconate permease, with product MKIKATLERVPGGMMVIPLFLGTLINTLFPNAANTFGSFTGALLTGALPILAVFFVCMGATIDFKATPYILKKGGALWITKILIGVIVGVIGAKFLGEGMIKSGPFVGLSVLALVASMNDTNGGLYMALMGQFGKKEDVAAYSVMSLESGPFFTMVTLGVAGLSAFPWQMLVGAILPLIIGMILGNLDKELREFFGRAVPVLIPFFAFGLGAKMNLLDVWKAGLVGILVGVAVVVITGTALFIADRLTGGNGIAGLAAASTAGNAAAVPAVVASANHAYAPVAPAATAIVASSVIVTAFLVPIITAWWAKRIGVVNNNAA from the coding sequence ATGAAAATTAAAGCAACTTTAGAACGTGTACCTGGTGGTATGATGGTCATTCCCCTTTTTTTGGGTACATTAATTAATACACTTTTTCCAAATGCAGCAAACACATTTGGATCCTTTACAGGAGCTTTACTAACCGGCGCTTTACCAATTTTAGCAGTATTTTTTGTATGCATGGGAGCAACCATAGATTTTAAAGCGACACCTTACATTTTAAAAAAAGGTGGAGCTTTATGGATTACAAAAATATTAATTGGAGTTATCGTAGGAGTTATAGGTGCCAAATTTCTTGGAGAAGGAATGATAAAAAGTGGTCCGTTTGTCGGACTTTCTGTTTTAGCTCTTGTAGCATCGATGAATGATACAAATGGTGGCTTATATATGGCCTTAATGGGACAATTTGGCAAAAAAGAAGACGTAGCAGCTTATTCTGTTATGAGCTTAGAATCTGGGCCGTTTTTTACAATGGTGACATTAGGAGTGGCAGGACTTTCAGCATTTCCATGGCAAATGCTTGTTGGAGCAATACTTCCTCTTATAATTGGTATGATTTTGGGTAATTTAGATAAAGAACTGAGGGAATTTTTCGGTAGAGCAGTACCAGTATTAATACCGTTTTTTGCTTTTGGGCTTGGAGCCAAAATGAATTTGCTTGATGTATGGAAGGCTGGACTTGTAGGTATCTTGGTGGGCGTTGCTGTAGTAGTTATTACTGGAACGGCATTATTTATTGCTGATCGGTTAACCGGTGGTAACGGAATAGCCGGGTTAGCGGCTGCATCTACTGCAGGAAATGCTGCAGCAGTACCAGCTGTAGTTGCATCAGCAAACCATGCCTATGCTCCAGTTGCACCAGCGGCTACAGCAATAGTAGCATCGTCAGTTATTGTCACTGCATTTTTGGTTCCAATTATAACCGCTTGGTGGGCAAAACGTATCGGAGTTGTAAATAACAATGCCGCATAA
- a CDS encoding four-carbon acid sugar kinase family protein gives MKQIAIIADDLTGASDTGVQFTQKGLRTLVIFDIKNLFEDAKNVNVVVIDTDSRSLTSSAAYQKIKEVSQVLKPKGYKLIYKKIDSTLRGNIGAEIDAIMDVITFDFAAIVPAYPKMGRTTIEGQHFLHGVPIDKTEIANDPICPVKDSNIVSLLSSQSKRNIGLVNLQTIRSGIENIKAKVDNLLKKDVQLIVFDSETSQDLKIVTEYLSSSNYQILWVGSAGLAESLLDALEFTFNDISQFKLLSTENPVLLVIGSISKITQQQLSIILKQPNVTSVKLDPLNVLKDEQYNNEISRCLVEIKLALKKGFDVAFHVNSSPEIVQKTQEIGKLLNIPQNQISNRIADALGIISSQVIKEIPLQGLILTGGDTAKSVCKHLGVRGLKLIKELEPGVPISQLIGFGNLLAITKAGAFGTERTLINAVHFLKGDR, from the coding sequence GTGAAACAAATTGCTATTATTGCCGATGATTTAACTGGGGCCTCAGATACCGGTGTTCAATTTACCCAAAAAGGACTAAGAACCTTGGTCATCTTTGATATAAAAAACTTATTTGAAGATGCTAAAAATGTGAATGTAGTTGTAATTGATACTGACAGCCGTTCTCTTACTTCTTCTGCTGCTTATCAAAAAATAAAAGAAGTTTCTCAAGTATTAAAACCTAAAGGATACAAGCTAATTTATAAAAAAATAGATTCTACACTTCGTGGAAATATTGGTGCAGAAATAGACGCCATAATGGATGTTATTACTTTTGATTTTGCAGCTATAGTGCCGGCTTATCCTAAAATGGGCCGAACCACAATTGAAGGGCAACATTTTTTACATGGAGTTCCGATTGATAAAACTGAAATCGCAAATGATCCTATATGCCCTGTCAAAGATTCCAATATAGTATCTTTATTATCGAGTCAATCAAAAAGAAATATTGGCTTAGTTAACCTGCAAACAATACGATCAGGGATTGAAAATATAAAAGCCAAAGTTGATAATTTATTAAAAAAAGATGTCCAACTAATAGTATTCGATTCTGAAACAAGTCAAGACTTAAAAATCGTAACCGAATATCTTTCTTCAAGCAACTATCAAATTCTCTGGGTTGGTTCAGCTGGGCTAGCAGAGTCTTTACTAGATGCACTTGAGTTTACCTTTAATGACATATCGCAATTTAAATTACTTTCAACAGAAAATCCGGTATTGCTTGTTATTGGAAGCATTTCAAAAATAACTCAGCAACAACTTTCAATTATACTTAAACAACCTAACGTAACTTCGGTAAAACTGGACCCATTAAATGTTTTAAAAGATGAACAATACAATAATGAAATTTCTCGTTGCCTCGTTGAAATAAAATTAGCATTAAAAAAAGGATTTGATGTGGCTTTTCATGTCAATTCGTCACCTGAAATTGTGCAAAAGACACAAGAAATAGGAAAACTTCTTAATATTCCGCAAAACCAAATATCGAATAGAATTGCAGATGCTCTTGGCATCATTTCAAGCCAAGTTATTAAGGAAATTCCTCTGCAAGGACTTATTTTAACAGGAGGAGATACAGCAAAATCAGTATGCAAACACCTTGGAGTTAGAGGTTTGAAGTTGATTAAAGAACTAGAACCAGGGGTCCCAATAAGCCAACTTATTGGCTTTGGTAATTTGTTGGCAATTACGAAAGCCGGTGCTTTTGGAACAGAAAGAACTCTTATTAATGCAGTACACTTTTTGAAAGGAGATAGGTGA
- a CDS encoding sigma-54-dependent Fis family transcriptional regulator: MNIVLIAPYKNLLEIAIEVKKDFDFAFNLELGDLSEGVKIAQEWEKKGADIIISRGGTYQLIKEAVSIPVVEIKVSPFDILRQFKGLIGYSEPIGVAGYMNVIYGSEVIGEVLNLNLIKIEIKKETEALFQIAEAKEKGAKIIIGDTIGACCAAQLGLKSRLIISGKEAVANALSEAFRLAEAIKSEKEKTEQIKTIVDFVHDGIIAVDKDGRISIYNKMAEKIFKKLPSEVIGKKVETVIPNTRLYEVIKTGKPEIGKIQEISGTMIATNRVPIVVGNEVVGAVATFQDVAEIQNMEQKIRRRLADKGLIASFKFDDIIFISDKMKDVVNQAKKYALLDSTVLILGETGTGKELFAQSIHNASERKNGPFVAINCAALPENLLESELFGYAEGAFTGARKGGKAGLFELAHKGTIFLDEIGEMPMGLQSKLLRVIQEKKVMRIGDDRLIPVDVRIICATNRNLIEMINEGKFKRDLFYRISILQIHIPSLRERKEDIEVLVPYFIKKYSLICKKHIQGITSRGMELLKKWDYPGNVRELESIIERACAICEGNIIDVRDIKLYNDQDSMENKVSSQSFLEIKPLDEIEKEYIKKVIKFTDGNLSEAAKKLGISRTTLWRKLKNFN; the protein is encoded by the coding sequence GTGAATATTGTGCTCATTGCTCCTTATAAAAATCTGCTTGAAATAGCTATTGAGGTCAAAAAGGATTTTGATTTTGCTTTTAATTTGGAACTTGGAGATCTAAGTGAAGGCGTGAAAATAGCACAGGAGTGGGAAAAGAAAGGAGCCGACATCATTATTAGCCGTGGTGGTACTTACCAACTTATAAAAGAAGCAGTATCGATACCTGTAGTTGAAATAAAAGTTAGCCCCTTCGATATTCTCAGGCAGTTTAAAGGACTGATTGGTTATAGCGAACCTATTGGAGTCGCTGGTTATATGAATGTAATTTACGGTTCTGAAGTTATCGGGGAAGTATTGAATTTAAACCTTATTAAAATAGAAATCAAAAAGGAAACAGAAGCTCTATTTCAAATTGCTGAAGCCAAGGAAAAAGGCGCAAAGATAATCATCGGTGACACCATTGGTGCTTGTTGCGCTGCACAACTAGGGCTTAAAAGTCGGCTAATTATTTCTGGTAAAGAAGCGGTTGCAAATGCGCTTAGTGAAGCATTCAGGCTAGCGGAAGCCATTAAATCAGAAAAAGAAAAAACCGAACAGATTAAAACAATTGTTGACTTTGTACATGACGGGATTATTGCCGTGGATAAAGATGGGAGGATATCTATATATAATAAAATGGCGGAAAAAATATTCAAAAAACTACCTTCCGAAGTTATAGGAAAAAAAGTAGAAACAGTAATACCTAATACCCGATTATACGAGGTGATAAAGACAGGAAAGCCTGAAATCGGAAAAATACAGGAAATTTCGGGAACTATGATTGCCACAAACCGAGTTCCAATTGTGGTAGGTAATGAGGTTGTAGGAGCAGTTGCAACATTTCAGGATGTGGCTGAAATTCAAAATATGGAACAAAAAATAAGAAGACGGCTGGCAGATAAAGGATTGATTGCGTCTTTTAAGTTTGATGACATTATTTTTATAAGTGATAAAATGAAAGATGTTGTTAATCAAGCAAAAAAATATGCTCTTTTAGATTCTACAGTCCTTATTTTGGGCGAAACGGGTACGGGCAAGGAACTTTTTGCCCAAAGTATTCACAATGCAAGTGAAAGAAAAAATGGTCCATTTGTAGCAATAAATTGTGCTGCTTTGCCAGAAAATTTATTAGAGAGCGAATTGTTCGGATATGCTGAAGGAGCTTTTACTGGCGCAAGAAAAGGAGGAAAGGCAGGGCTATTCGAGCTTGCTCATAAAGGTACCATATTTTTAGACGAAATCGGTGAAATGCCTATGGGGCTCCAGTCAAAACTGCTAAGAGTAATCCAAGAAAAAAAGGTGATGAGAATAGGAGATGATAGGTTAATCCCGGTTGATGTGAGAATAATATGTGCCACAAATCGAAATCTTATTGAAATGATTAATGAAGGTAAGTTTAAACGAGACTTATTTTACCGGATTAGCATTCTTCAAATCCATATACCGTCTCTCAGGGAAAGAAAAGAGGACATTGAAGTACTTGTACCATACTTTATAAAAAAATATTCACTTATTTGCAAAAAGCATATTCAAGGAATCACTTCCAGGGGGATGGAGCTTTTAAAGAAATGGGATTATCCAGGAAATGTAAGGGAATTGGAGAGCATTATCGAAAGAGCCTGCGCTATTTGCGAAGGTAATATTATCGATGTAAGGGATATTAAACTATACAATGATCAAGATAGTATGGAAAATAAAGTGTCAAGTCAATCCTTCCTTGAAATAAAACCATTAGACGAAATTGAAAAAGAATATATTAAAAAGGTTATAAAATTTACAGATGGAAATTTATCAGAAGCAGCGAAAAAGCTTGGAATAAGTAGAACAACTTTATGGAGAAAATTAAAAAATTTCAATTAA
- a CDS encoding UxaA family hydrolase — translation MKIKGFVRPDGKVGIRNHVLIIPSSVCASEVAMRIASHVNGAVALANQHGCCQIGADLELVTKTLIGLGKNPNVAAVLVVGLGCEGVPTEKVADEISKTGKKVEYIIIQDCGGTLKAEEIGTRLARQMAQEVSLLKREEVDITNLILAVECGGSDTTSGLASNPVAGYVSDKLIELGGTSMFSETTEIIGAEHLLAKRAVSKEVAQKLLEIVRRCEEKAKTMGVDMRGGQPTPGNIEGGISTIEEKSLGCIYKGGTKPVQGVLEYAEAPTGKGLYIMDTPGQDIESITGMTAGGAQLVIFTTGRGTPTGSPIAPVIKITANPDTFKKMEDNIDFNAGTIILGDETIREAGERLFSEMIEVCNGKLTKAEALKHREFGIYKLISTF, via the coding sequence ATGAAAATCAAAGGTTTTGTAAGGCCAGACGGTAAAGTTGGTATCCGTAATCACGTGTTAATAATTCCATCATCGGTTTGTGCTAGCGAAGTAGCTATGCGGATAGCTTCTCATGTAAATGGAGCAGTAGCTCTCGCCAACCAGCACGGCTGCTGCCAGATTGGGGCTGATCTGGAACTTGTTACAAAGACGCTTATAGGACTCGGTAAGAATCCAAATGTAGCAGCTGTTCTTGTTGTAGGTTTAGGCTGTGAAGGGGTTCCCACTGAGAAGGTTGCTGACGAAATATCAAAAACTGGAAAAAAAGTTGAATATATAATTATACAAGATTGTGGGGGAACTTTAAAAGCTGAGGAGATTGGTACAAGACTGGCAAGGCAAATGGCTCAGGAAGTTTCTTTGCTTAAAAGAGAAGAAGTAGATATCACAAATTTAATATTGGCGGTTGAATGTGGAGGATCTGATACTACCTCTGGGCTTGCATCAAATCCGGTAGCAGGTTATGTTTCAGATAAACTAATCGAGCTTGGTGGCACTTCAATGTTTTCGGAAACTACAGAAATAATTGGTGCCGAACACCTACTTGCTAAACGCGCAGTTTCCAAGGAAGTAGCTCAAAAGCTTCTAGAAATAGTTAGAAGGTGTGAGGAAAAAGCCAAAACAATGGGAGTTGACATGCGTGGAGGACAGCCAACCCCTGGAAATATCGAAGGTGGTATAAGTACCATAGAAGAAAAATCTCTTGGATGTATATATAAGGGAGGTACTAAACCAGTACAGGGCGTTTTGGAATACGCAGAGGCACCAACAGGTAAAGGGCTTTATATTATGGATACCCCAGGACAGGATATTGAATCGATAACAGGGATGACAGCAGGTGGAGCGCAACTAGTAATCTTTACAACAGGTAGAGGAACACCAACTGGTTCACCTATAGCTCCAGTAATAAAAATTACTGCTAACCCTGATACATTTAAAAAGATGGAAGACAATATCGATTTTAATGCTGGCACGATAATTTTAGGAGATGAAACTATTCGGGAAGCAGGCGAACGGTTATTTAGTGAAATGATAGAAGTTTGCAATGGCAAGCTTACCAAAGCCGAGGCTCTGAAACATAGAGAATTTGGAATATATAAACTTATTTCAACCTTTTAA
- a CDS encoding ExeA family protein — MFEHFFGFHRTPFGRDLPVNSLFTTPAHEELVSRLKYAAEKRLFALITGEVGAGKSTALRQLLSLLNPNKYRVIYISDSGLTPRHFYWEALRQLDCEPRFNRGQAKRQLHQVILDLAENQQKIPVVIVDEAHLLDREMLEEIRFLLNFRMDSYNPMSLILVGQPELRRILQLQVYEAIAQRINLRYHLPPMEREEAKGYVAHHLRTAGASSAIFTDDALDMVYEYAGGIARKINNLCIACLMAAAAEQKRLIDDRMVKVVIENEFSV, encoded by the coding sequence ATGTTTGAACACTTTTTTGGTTTTCACCGCACCCCCTTCGGGAGGGATCTGCCGGTAAACTCTTTGTTTACCACTCCTGCCCATGAAGAGCTGGTATCCAGGCTTAAATATGCAGCGGAAAAACGCCTCTTTGCCCTAATTACCGGCGAAGTAGGAGCAGGTAAGTCCACAGCATTACGGCAACTATTATCGCTATTAAACCCCAATAAGTACCGGGTTATTTATATTAGCGATTCTGGTCTAACTCCCAGGCATTTTTACTGGGAAGCCCTGCGGCAGCTTGACTGTGAGCCACGCTTTAACCGGGGACAGGCTAAACGTCAGCTGCATCAGGTTATCCTTGACTTAGCAGAAAATCAACAGAAAATACCGGTAGTTATTGTGGATGAAGCTCATCTCCTTGACCGGGAAATGCTTGAAGAAATACGCTTTCTTTTGAATTTTCGCATGGATTCGTATAATCCAATGAGTCTAATTCTGGTAGGTCAGCCAGAACTGCGCCGTATCTTACAACTTCAGGTTTATGAAGCTATTGCTCAGAGGATTAACCTTCGCTACCACCTTCCGCCCATGGAACGGGAGGAAGCAAAAGGCTATGTGGCCCACCATCTCAGGACAGCCGGGGCAAGTTCAGCAATTTTTACCGATGATGCCTTGGATATGGTCTATGAGTATGCTGGGGGTATTGCCCGGAAAATCAATAACCTGTGCATTGCTTGTCTAATGGCAGCTGCAGCCGAACAGAAACGGCTTATTGATGACCGTATGGTCAAGGTAGTAATTGAAAATGAATTTTCTGTATAA
- a CDS encoding UxaA family hydrolase, which produces MKKLAVVAHPEDNVATAVQNLSKNEEVLVDVNGKELRIKLIDNIPFGHKFALKEIEMGANVVKYGEVIGRATKSIKVGEHVHVHNIESLRGRGDWEGDVK; this is translated from the coding sequence ATGAAAAAACTTGCAGTTGTGGCTCATCCTGAAGATAACGTGGCCACAGCAGTACAAAACTTAAGTAAAAACGAGGAGGTGCTAGTGGATGTAAACGGTAAAGAATTGAGGATAAAATTAATTGATAATATTCCCTTTGGGCACAAATTTGCTCTCAAAGAAATTGAGATGGGAGCAAATGTGGTTAAGTACGGTGAGGTTATAGGGAGAGCTACAAAGTCCATCAAAGTTGGCGAACATGTTCATGTCCACAACATTGAGAGTTTGCGCGGTAGGGGTGACTGGGAGGGGGATGTAAAATGA